The sequence TTTTCCTCAAATCATAAAATTGTTTtcagttctgttccctgaactgaTTCCAACCCTTGGTACAAACATAGTATTAACACCACGTGACagatgggcagagagagaacCACACATTCATTATTATAAGTCAATTAATAGGTaacgtgtgtgtgttcagatgcaCTGCTCTGGGCTAGAGTGGAACCCTGAGGTGGCTACTCAGCTGGTGCTGGCCTCGGAGGATGACCGGATGCCAGTGATCCAGATCTGGGACCTGCGTTTTGCCACCTCCCCTCTCAAAGTCCTGGAGAACCACACACGGTAAATGATGACTTCAAATGAATCTGGTATCCAGTCTTGGGAAAAGTCATGTCAAAACActgactgtcatggtccaaacttTTGTATTGAATGGAATCATATTGAATCATGAGGCTGAACTTTGTGAGAGAACCACGTAGGAATGTGGCTGCGGTATGAGTTTGTTCTTGGTTACTAGAGGTCTCTGGGAGATGGGGAGGACTGCTATTAAAGGAGTGATCAGAACACGCTAATCTGGTGTGACAAGCTAACAAAATAATGGCACACCCAAGACATGTCAGAACTAATTGCAAGTGTTCATTAGATCGAATGTGATCGGATTACATCATGCTAATTCAATCTGCGGGGGGGGTGTGTTCGTCAGGGGTGTCCTGGCCATCGCTTGGAGCCTGGCGGACCCTGAGCTGCTACTGAGCTGCGGGAAAGACAACAGAATCCTCTGCTGGAACCCCAACACCGccgaggtgagtgtgtgtgtgtggtctcgcATACACGGAGCCGCTGTCTCTGTGCTATTCTTAGCATGGTCCCTAACTACAAACTACAGTACACTGCTACTAATTATCATTACGGAGACATGTAACCAAAAAGGCATTCCTGTCTGCTCTTTTATCTCCAGGTGCTGTATGAGCTGCCTACCAGCACCCAGTGGTGCTTTGACATCCAGTGGTGTCCCAGGAACCCAGCGGTGCTGTCGGCTGCAGCCTTCGACGGACACATCAGCATCTACTCCATCATGGGGGGCAGCAGCCAGGCTTTCAGCCAGACACAGGCAGACACGGTGGGTAACAGTTTCACATATGAACACTGTTGAGGTTGGAAACTGGCCTCCGTGTTGGTGGTTACATTCGCGGTTCCAACGAATTCTGAGATTTGGAGTGGAAACTCGCTTCAATTTTAGCCCATCATTGGAGACACTTTATATGAATGAATGCataatctgtaaaaaaaaaaaaatgaattttggCGCTCTGTGGCATGTCTATGTTTTAGATCAGCACGTCATTTGGCAATATGGATCCATTTGGGATGGGACAGACCCTGCCCCCCCTGCAGCTTTCCCAGGCCCCGCCCGCCTCCACCACCATTACCCCCCTGAAAAAGCCCCCCAAGTGGATCCGCAGGCCCGTGGGGGCTTCCTTCGCTGTGAGTCACTATCTTCTCTGCCTGCATTTCTTTGCTATGTTTGTCAAGTCGGATGTATGATGTACAGTGTGTCATCTCTCCTCCTGGCAACTCTTTGCTGCTGGTTCCTGTCTCTCTGACCAAAGATATTCTATCGATATGTTGAAATGGTGCTAATaagttcacccccccccccccccccccacacaatcCAGTTTGGTGGTAAGCTGGTGTCGTTGGAGAACATCAAGCCCAACCCCCAGCAGCCTACGGCCCATGTGGTTTACATTAGTCAGGTGATTACGGAGACGACCTTCCTGGAGCGCTCTGCCCACCTGCAGGCCACACTGGCTGCAGGCAGCTTCATTGACTTCTGCCAGGAGAAGATGGATTCTGCCCAGAACGAGTTTGAGAAGACCGTCTGGGCCTTCCTGAAGGTAAGGATGGGAACTTGGACTTGTATTGTTTAAACAGAAGTTTGTTTCTTGCTGTACTTCACAGTATTGCTGGTCTTTGACTACCAAAGTTAAATTGTGTTCTCAGGTGAACTTTGAGAATGACGCTCGCGGAAAATACCTGAAGCTTTTGGGATACAAGAAGGAGCAGCTAGCAGCAAAGGTGTGGTTTGAAATGAACTGTCACTGAATGTCCTCAGGCCATGTCAGTCTGTTGTCTGTCTGGTCCTAATGCTGTCTCAGCCTGGTTTAATTCTGCTggtgttgttcatttgttcacaGATTGCAGCAGCATTAGAGGGAGAACCTATTCAGCCTGAGGAGGTAAGGACTTTGTGTGTGGAAGAAACATATATAATTCCTTAGTTGTGACAATTCGATGAACAACATGGAATGCGGATCAGTATCCCGTAAAGTTGATGGTAATGCAGAGCAAATATATCTGCTCGTTCACTCTCTGTAGCTTCGGTCTCAttgctcaaacaggaagtggttGGGGCGTTGGGAAAGTGTCCGACTTCACTAACTCTAGGTTTCACCATGCAGTTTATGTGAAGTAAGAAAAAGATGCGGGTCTTATTCATGCGCTGAACATCGTTGAATTGCTTTCCTGACTTTTGTCATAGATCATCATTGAATATGATTTGGGGAACTTCACCTCACATATTTCAATTGtacctttttatatatatattatttttttaaatctgcaaGACAATGCTATTTTCTCATCTGATTCTTAATGCTATTGTACTGCTAAAATTAACTTAACCCGGGCTCAAAGGTAACGGTACTAATATCTCAATGGACACAATCAATGACGTTTTATGAATATTGTTGGGTTTCcaacatgtcagtgattctgtTGATACTTTATCTACGACTCTCAATTGAATGGCTCTATCTGCTGAACTCTGTGTGAATCTGGCTCTCCTCTCCTACTCCTTTCCCCTCCTGCTGTATGAATGTATGCAGCCCGTCCCTGCTCCTGCCCCCACCTCTGATCCTGGACCAGAACCAGGGGTAGTGCCCATTCCCGCTCCCCAGCTCAACACGGAGCCTAAGGTCCTTCCTCCCGTGCCTGAGGCTGCTGCTGTTGAGCCCACCCCCGAACCGCCGCTTGAGCCCGCCCTCCAGCCCGAACCCGGACCCCAGCCAGAGCTTGCCCCCCCACCCAGCGGTGACCTTTCAGCTTCTGATCCTATGCCTGTCCTCCAATCGGAGCCTGTCCTTACTCTTGACCTCAGCGCAGAACCCCAGTTTCTTGCCCCTGCTGCTCCCGTTGCTCTCCTGCCAGAGTCTGACCCTACTCTGGCCCCCCCAGCTCTGGCCCCCCCAGCTGACCTGCAGCACGCACCCATGTTTGATCCCACTGCCTCCTTTACCCTCCAGCCTCCAACAGAGTTCAACCAAGTGAACTCACTGCCTGTATCTGAATTTGACCAGGTAGCTTTGCAGCATGTATTAGAATTTGACCCGGTGGCCTTGCAGCCTGTATTTCAGTTCAACCAAGTCGACTTACAGCCTGTTTCTGCGTTCAACCAGGTGGACTTACAGGCTGTATCCGACCTCACCAACCTGCAGCCAGTGCCCGGCTTCGACCCGACGTCAACAATTCCCAGTCTGCAGTCGGCAGTCCAGATGGACCTGGCTCCTCCTGTCCCCACCTTGCAGCCTCTAGCAGACCCTGGACTCCCGCCTGAAGATCCATTTGACCTCATTGCTGCTGCAAATCTCCAGCCAGCAGCGGAATTGGAACTCACACCTGCTCCGGAACCAGAAGCGGAAGATCCATTTGACCTCATCGCTGCTGCAAATCTCCAGCCAGCAGCGGAATTGGAACTCACACCTGCTCCGGAACCAGAAGCGGAAGATCCATTTGACCTCATCGCTGCTGCAAATCTCCAGCCAGCAGCGGAATTGGAACTCACACCTGCTCCGGAACCAGAAGCGGAAGATCCATTTGACCTCATCGCTGCTGCAAACCTCCAGCCAGCAGCGGAATTGGAAGTGACAGGAGCTCTGGAACCATTGGCAGCAGAAGTAGACCTGACAGAGGCCCTTGGAGCTGAGACCATCACCCAGGAAGAGATGCCAGTAAATGAAGAGATTCCTCTGGAGGAGGTACCTTCTTCTCATCCCGTCAGTCCATCCCAGAGAGAGAGTGGCACATCGTACTGTTATTGCTTTGTCGTTATCGTTGTTCATCCCTAAAACTGTAAACCTATTACATTGGTGCTGctatgtcattatattactccgGTTATGTTGTGACATTGCTTTCACATAGTGTCTAATCTCTAACTATAAGTAACTCGCCCAAATTTCTTTTATCCCCCTATTTTCCTACAACTTCAACTTTCTCTCTGGGCTAGACTCACACCCGTTCATTTTGTTTCCCTTTGTTTTATGGTTATATGTAAAGCTCTGAGGTAGATGGTATAGCGGTACGGAATAACAATTGTTTTGCGTCGTTATGCTTCCGAGTAAATCTCCCGTTGACATCAACAGATTTACGCAGTAGTTGGAATTGTACTGAAACTCCAGGGACGGTACTGCTCTCGGTCAAATAACATTGATCAACTCCCTCTCTGGTCTGTCAGGAGGCGGCTCCACCAGTAGAGGCCAGCCTGCCAGGGGagaccccagctccagtcccagagGGCATTAAACTCCGCGTCAGTCAAGGTAAAGATCCGTTAATATCAATCTGAATCTCTATTTGTAGTCGTTCACAGTTTAGGTTGACTGCGTGCTGCTGTTTCTTTGTTGTCAAATTTTTAAAAAGCAAACCGTTGTTTGTTTGTCCCGTCAGGCGTGGATGGCCTGATCACCCAGGCCCTGCTGACGGGGGACTTCCAGGGCGCAGTGGACCTCTGTCTCCATGACAACCGCATGGCTGACAGCATCATCCTGGCCATCGCCGGAGGGGCGGAGCTTCTGGAGAAAACACAG is a genomic window of Salvelinus alpinus chromosome 18, SLU_Salpinus.1, whole genome shotgun sequence containing:
- the LOC139543737 gene encoding protein transport protein Sec31A-like isoform X5, yielding MKLKEINRTAIQSWSPAQHHPVYLAAGTSAQQLDASFSTSASLEIFELDLAEPSLDMKLRGAYSSSHRYHKLAWGPHGMDAQGLPSGVLIAGGENGDVILYDPAKIIAGHSDVVIAQSNKHSGPVRALDVNSFQTNLVASGGNESEIYIWDLNNFGSPMTPGPKTQPLEDISCVAWNRQVQHILASASPSGRASIWDLRKNDLIIKVSDHSNRMHCSGLEWNPEVATQLVLASEDDRMPVIQIWDLRFATSPLKVLENHTRGVLAIAWSLADPELLLSCGKDNRILCWNPNTAEVLYELPTSTQWCFDIQWCPRNPAVLSAAAFDGHISIYSIMGGSSQAFSQTQADTISTSFGNMDPFGMGQTLPPLQLSQAPPASTTITPLKKPPKWIRRPVGASFAFGGKLVSLENIKPNPQQPTAHVVYISQVITETTFLERSAHLQATLAAGSFIDFCQEKMDSAQNEFEKTVWAFLKVNFENDARGKYLKLLGYKKEQLAAKIAAALEGEPIQPEEPVPAPAPTSDPGPEPGVVPIPAPQLNTEPKVLPPVPEAAAVEPTPEPPLEPALQPEPGPQPELAPPPSGDLSASDPMPVLQSEPVLTLDLSAEPQFLAPAAPVALLPESDPTLAPPALAPPADLQHAPMFDPTASFTLQPPTEFNQVNSLPVSEFDQVDLQAVSDLTNLQPVPGFDPTSTIPSLQSAVQMDLAPPVPTLQPLADPGLPPEDPFDLIAAANLQPAAELELTPAPEPEAEDPFDLIAAANLQPAAELELTPAPEPEAEDPFDLIAAANLQPAAELELTPAPEPEAEDPFDLIAAANLQPAAELEVTGALEPLAAEVDLTEALGAETITQEEMPVNEEIPLEEEAAPPVEASLPGETPAPVPEGIKLRVSQGVDGLITQALLTGDFQGAVDLCLHDNRMADSIILAIAGGAELLEKTQRKYFTKTHSKITKLISAVVMGDWRDVLQTCELQNWKEALAAVMTYAQPEEFSSLCDLLGCRLEAVEDSTLQAQACLCYICAGNVEKLVSCWTRAQDGHCPLSLQDLVEKVVVLRKAVEQNQESGPSAVGLLLGERMSQYASLLASQGSLTNAIAYLPQNTEQVEVQQLRDRLSRALGQQAPAAAPVPQLPSPQPTAAQPRQLFTPAQPSMVSQQPAPAPVPAAASAPQQYYQPVQPSPPMYGMPPSGSAAPPASSSAAYPPMYSHQYQRPQNGWNDPPTLNRVPKKKKVPENYTPPSPITAPIFSPLGAGDPQQPPYMPPGQAQNQAPYQDMQQQTAPPPMNPGMLKTRGGSVEGAPGAPTGDIIQPLQSIPAEKITMKPMPDEHLVLKNTFEGLIHKCLAAATDPQTKRKLDDANKRLEALYDKLREQTLSPAIIGGLHNMVQCIESRSYVESLNIHTHIVSSSNFSETSAFMPVLKVVLTQANKLGV